The DNA window CACGTTTCCGATACGCGAGATCCTCTCTACATTTCTCCGTCTCGACGGCGAgaactttcaattcttcaacgaCGTAGCGCGGTGTTAGATGTCCGAATAATAAATCATCCGGTCGGCTATCATCATACGAACATTCGATAAAAATCCCCTTGAGTATTCCAGCTGCGATTTTGGGAGCAGCGTCTTGCCATACTTGCTTGTTGCgtgggaagagagaaagtgAATCGGGTTCTACGTCTCCCCAAATGAGAATTTCATTACCAGATGCAATGTCGTGAATGAAGCAGGCAGAACTGGTGTACGCGCGGGCAGGATCAGTGTTGAAATTGAGACCTTCTGATGAAATCTGGGGTATGGTGATCGGGGAGTAGTGGGTGCGGTGAGAGTGGGTACCGGATCTTTGGGGTGGAGTGAGAGGACTACTGCTTTCGTTGGAGTGATTGGTTCCTAGTTGATCTAGAAACGAAGCAATTTTTAGTAAATTGTGGAGGTGAAAGGCAAAAAGAAAGCGATGAAGATTGATACGTagtttaataaaactaaCATCCAATCCGCAATCAGATattctcaaaaaaaaagtaaaacgGGGGATACATACAAGGAAAGTTTCCAATGCAAGGTCCGTGGCTAACAGCCCAAGACTTAACGGCCAGTCCTTCTACAATCTCCATATAACCTTTCGTAGCACCATCTCCTAAAACCGACGAACCCCCCGAAATTAACCTCGTGAAAGTTACCAATCCCACTCCCCCATTCTCATCCGACAAATTCGGCCAGATAACATCATTAAAGATATGGTCTTTCAGTGCCTCAATCGTACTCGCCAATCCAGCAATTTTTCTCGGCTTAGAACTAGGACTGGCGGTGCTAATTACCCCGCCTGAGATATGATCAAGATGCGGATGAGTGATGAGATGAGCCCCAACCAGATTACGCGCTATATGAGCAGCATTTGCCCTGGTACTTTTAAACGGAAGTTTGAGGTCTGCGAGTACCCCTTCTTTTAGTAAATATGGTCGTTCGGTTGTTAAAGGTTTGTGGTCTTGGAGAAGTCGGTCGATAGCCGAGAGGTGGATTCCGGCATCTACAGCCAAAACGGACCCTTTACTCCACCCTAAAGATACTGATCGTACTAGTAATGCGGTACAATCATCTTCCAAAGGGCCTCCACTTGCTCCCTATTGTTATTGATTATTAGCATTTTCCCTAGCAAATGCTACGCTTCAGATCATAAACCCGCATAAAACTGTTTGAAGCAACCTTACAGGTCTTGGTGATAGCAGTAGATACTCAAATCCAACAGAGAGGCTTTAAATCAAACTAGCAAGGCTTCTTACTTCAAAGACAAAATGAAACATTCGAACCCTTTCCCTTGCACGAAGATATCTTGAAAATGCTGCATTAAATCCACGTGACTTTCGACCAAAAGACCTCAAAACGGTAAATACCCACTCAAACTTgagtatgtatatgtatgcacCCGCATCCGAACAAAGCCATTCAACCGGcaccatcaatcaaatgccacccacccacccatccatccagcaCAGGAAAGCTTCAAACCAAGCTTCAAATGCATGTAATGACAAACCTACCATCCCTCCTTCATGCAGTCTCCCGCTTTGCATATTCAGAAAGAACGGATACAAACAAAAcagaacaaaacaaaacaaacattACAAGAACAGTCAAAATAGAAACAAGCGTCGGAATATTACTTACCAGAACAATAACCTGCATAGAATTCCCAGCGGGAGCTCTACCTTCCATGCTTGCTTATTTTCTCGTTCTCTTATTCGTTTCCCTCGATGGCGAGTTCTTTCAAACCAGCCAATCAAGAAATATACGTATCAAGACGTTGCtcgaaagaaaaacaaatcgAGGAACAATTAAGTAGTCGCGGTAGATATAGCAATGGCAATACAGCCGCTCCCGTATCTTCGTCTAGCAATACAGCAACAGTATCCGGACGTATGTATGTTGTGAccgaagaagagaagcagAACTTCTCGTCGGCTTTttaactttttttctttcccttcctcttcccttccGTCTCCTATCCTCTTTGTTTTCTCTTTCGCTGCATTCCAATTTCTTTGTGCTTTGTGATCTTTCGCACACGAGTATGGCGAGGGGATCTGCTAGAGTTTCTTTGTTCCGAGAGATGAGACTTGTCCAGGCTTTCCATAAACGGACGCGCAACGGTAGGTTCCACGTGATATTTAGGGGGTGCATTAGTTGGATattctgatgatgaattttggACCTGTACGATATATATTGCGTTACACATGTCTATAAGATGGGAATGAGATTTCCTACTCTCACCAATTCTAATTCATATTTGTAGCATTAAAATTCACAATCCATATCTCAATTCGGGAAACCCGAAACCGAGAGTCGGGCCTCGGGATCGCCGTCAATACACTACTGCAACTATTTGATGCATAAATGTGAGACATGCAAGTCGCATCACCGACTAGACTACAAGCAGAATCATGATTATTGCATGTAAGCTTGAGGCTCCTCGAGCCGTTTACTATACATTTGTAGGTAGAAAACATGTTCACAGCTCTCGTGTCAACCATTATGTGGCAAGTCTAATCCATCTACAAATACCTTCGCCTGGGCAAATACGTATCAGTAACTATCTCATCTCGTTTCGTTTCATTTACAAATATTCAGAAGTTCAGGCGCATTGATAATAgtacttttatttatatctcGTTGTTTCTTGAACCAAGTGCTTTGCTCCATCCATGATCTCGCTCTTCCAAATTCTATCAATCCATGCAATATATAGTCCAGGTCTAGGATATTATCGCCCAAAAAAACATTCATAAGGGGAGTCAAGTCCCTTGTAttcatcctctctctctaaGAATCACACTTCCTCTCTACCTATCTCGTCCCCAATATAGATCCACATACGCCTCAGCTGCGCCCTCCCCCCAAGTTTTCTCAATCACTTTATTGATTAGCCCGATTGTAATGCATTAGAGTATCCTTCCagtcatcatcgtcatccatATTATGAACTCTCAAACCCCCAAACCCTCCCGCTCTCTGTGCACCTCCTTGCTGCTGCTGACTCGGCAAACTCCACTGATCATTCCCTCCGCCACTTGGTCCACCTACATCCATCCCCATATCCATTCCCGGTTTTGGACCAATCACTGGAGGTTCACCAGCGTTAGGTCCAAATCCTGGGACTACAAATTCAGAATACGGATTATCGAAATTGATATTTCCACCATCAAAATTATGACCCGACATCTCGAAGTGATTTGGTTGTAGATTTGCAGGAGGTGTATCATCATGATTTCTCATGCCGTAGTTAACTTCATGGGATGATCTCATTGAAGGTTCATCATAATTATCCGCTGGCATTTCTGATATTCCAGTTGGGAGAGGAGCAAAGCTGTGTTGTGAAACGGCACGCTGACGCTCGCGTTCCTGTTCTTCAACAATCTGAGGAGCAGGTTCAACATTACGAAGACTACTGGCAATTACGCTGCCATTTCGGACACTAGGGATGCCACTTCGTGGCTCCATTGTTTCTGTAACATCCGAAAGACCCCCTTCGGCATCTCGGATACCGAATTGTGCCATTGTACGCATTTTGCGTGTGACCCAAGTAGCTAGAATCTTACCTCTTTGCTTTTCTCCCAGTCTAGATCTAGGGAAATCGCCTTTGTTGACAAAAGCAACGATATCGACGACGATTTGATGCTCGTTAAGGATGGCGTTTACGATGACGGGTACGATGGAGGCAAGGTACGATTTCCTGCCTACTTCTACAAGTACAACAATAAGCCCACCTGCTTGAAATACAGCACTAAACTTCATTAGTCTCTAAGAATTTTGTAGAACGATGGGGGGGGGAACTTACGATCCTCCAGGAACAATGTTACGATGGCATTTCTCAATAGAACTCTCAATGTCCATAGGGAAATGACTCAGGCCGTTGATTTCGAATGTTTCTCCAACACTACCCAGAACGAATAGTACTTGCATTTCGACTTGTGCACCATTTGGTCCTATAGGTCGACTAACATTGTGCAAAAAGCCTAAATCTCCGGTTCGAACATATTGTACATTTGGATCACCGTCGACAGTACGCCCATCAAATCTTTCCGAGTCAAAAGCATCTTTAGACCCATAGAAAGCTCTGACGCATGCCTCTGACTCTACCCAAATTTCACCATATTCGCCTTCGTGGCAAAGACAACGACTTTCTGGGTTGACAATGGCTATTTGAGTCGATACAGGCACCATACCAGAATCTTGAACCATGAGAGCTTTGGGATTAGATTCTGGATCGACAGGATAGATCATACCTCTGCGCAAGGCTTGAGTATCTAGCCACAGCTCAATTGGCTCAATACACATGTATGAACGAGATGCTATCATCGGATTCAAAACGTGTGAATAAACCGTATTAATCGCGGTGCGATCTAAACCAGTCGCAGCAAAATGGAGGCGTACTTTTTGGAAAACGTCAACCCTAGGTCTTCCCTCGGCAGAAATCATCATGTTTTTTAATTCATGAAGAGTAAATCCCTTGCCTGGCATGACGGCCATCGCATGATCAAGCATTTGTGGTGTGGCATAAGTATCTTTGATCTTGTACCGCGATAGAGTTAAGAACAACGATACTGGATTTTGCGCAAATTCGACAGGAGAGACCAGGTAAGTTGGTGCCCCAACAAAAATACCCATCAGAACACTGTGGATGAAACCTAAACCGGTTGTACTTCTCACACAACCCAAAACAGGTCTCGAGCTTGTCATTTGACAAGTCTCTTTTTGTACTTTGCACATACCCATGATTGTATCATGACCTAATTGTACAGCGATCCTACGTTGATCAGGAGTCCAATATGTCCAGACAAGGGCTGGATATCCTGGTTGAACCCAGCCTGGTAACATCGTAAGGCCAAGATCTCTGCAGCCACTGTTTTGCTTGGGTGGTTTTGAAGTATTATATATGCTTGGTACTGATACCTTAAGAACGTGTGCTGATTGTTTAAGATGCTGCGAAACTGCCTTTTGTTTCATTAGATGGTCGACATCTTGGTTGACCAAAACTGCCTTCACACGGTAATCTGAGACCATATGTAAAAATGCCGGTGCATCTTCGTTCAGTCGATTCTGATCAAGAGGAGCCATGGGTATGGCTGTTGCTCCTAAGCAAAAACATGCATGTGTTGCATAGACAAAATCTTCTGAATGCGTGTACATGAGTATCAAATGATCGCCATGCCTTATCTTGACCTTATTCTTGAGGTACATAGCTACAGCAGCCACTTTTGTGTCGAATTTCTTCCAGGtaattccttttccttctttacCTCGGCCGTCTATAGTGCAATAGGATAATTCATCAGCTTGTCGAGCCACGCGCCATTGCAATAAGTCGACTATGCTTAAGAAGTTGTTAAGAGGTGTAGACGTCCGGTCATCAATTACAACTTCGCGACGATCAATTCCGGAATATTGTTTGTCGCCAGGagataatatatcttcaCGAGCTTGCGCAGCTAGTGGTGACCATATGCCGCCGATTGGATCCACACCAATAGGTAGATTAAGTACAGCGCGCTCGACTCCAAATTTAACATGCACGCAAGGAAGATTACCAAGATCAAACTCTCGACGACAAAGCATGTTACCAATCTCTCTTCGCCCACACTTCAAAACCTTCGGGAGTGTATTTGGTGCTGTAATCATAACACAATAGACTCTCAAGTGGTGCTCTTGCATCAAGACTTCCATGCATCTTTCTGATAGTGAGTCCAGAAGCGCAGTATCGAGTTGGCGTGGAGGTCCACCAGAAGTAGCAGGTGCTGTTGACGCTGAGGGAGACTCTAATAGAACTATCGGAAGATGTTCATCATTGACGAAAACATCAAATGCTGAACAATCGTAAATTTTAGGCACATTCTTCATGATGCTCACAATTATATGCTGCACAAAGAAGTATCGATGTTCTGCAATTTCGTGACCATGCTCAACCCATTCAACCTTCTGACGAAGACGATCCTCATACAGACCAAGAACGAAGATCTTGCCCTCGATTACAGTCCCGAGAAGTCCTGTTCGAAGGAATTCTGGCTCTACCATCATTGGGGTTGGATCTCCTTGTTCGAATTTGTATGGTCGCGCATGGAAGATTTGTTCTGTGTGCTTTGGTAAGGCCCAGAAGCCCCCTGACAACGATGGGGAGTCTACCCAAATTTCTCCCACCGAATGTGGCGAAGCTAAAAGACCAGTTTCGGGATCAACTACTGCCAAGGTTGCATCAGGTATTGGGAAACCAAAAGCACCACAACGGACTGTCCCTGGTTCGCTACTAGCTTTCTTGCGAGCTTCTTCGCCGATAGCGACCACAACAACTTCATTGGTTTTGAGCGCTTCCCGATCCAGAAGAACTTCACTTAATTCTGTTCTCCCTTTTTGTTCGGCAGGAGCTACTGTTCCGCCTCCTATAAGACTTCCGAAGCCGTTACCAgttgtcttttctttctcttcagaTTTTTCCTCGATAGAATCTCCATCTGATCCAATGTCTAGTTTCAAAGGGCACCCCATACGCTCTTCACCACCCAACCAATCTCGCATACTGATCACCATTCCTCCATGTTCTGGTAAACATAGCATAGGAGCGACTAATTCTCGTGCTCGAGGATTTCGCATTGGTCGTAGCCATCGATCTGCTAGAACTTCGTGGAATTCGCTGTCGACTGTCAAAGTATCTATCAGGCATAACCTGACATTTTGAAAGTTTGGCTCCATTccctttttgaaatttcgtGTCGTCATGGGATCTTGCTGGTAATTATAAGCTGCCCGTTTTAGACCTGGGTAATCGGCTACCATGAGGGTTGCTCTGTATTTTGTGATAAGATGCGCATAGAGACCAGGCGTCTCAACAGCCTTACTTTCAAGCCAGACAGTTGTGTGGCCACCGTATACAGTCAATAAGACACCCAGAATCATACCAATACCTTGTCGTGGGTCTAGATAAGAGAGTAGGATCTCACCACGACTGCTACCGCCAGCCATTAATCTTCCGCTTTTATCTCTTAATTCGGGGTTGAAAGTGTCGCCATGCCCTCCAACCGGCACTGTTGATATGATAGCACTGAGACATGCCATCTGATGCATGATTGTTCGATGGCTCATCACTACACCGCGGAGATCGCCCGTGGGGGCTCGggaaaattcaatataagcCAAATCGGGAACTGTCAAAGGTGGTGCATCatcctttttctttggatGCCAGCTTCCAAACTCATTGGTTTTCCACCATTCTACCCCTCTTGGCCAATTGAGCTTCTGTGTCGTAATATCTCGCTGGAAAGTTTTCAAATTGTTGTCAGTGGTCAGTGCAAGATGTGCTTGTGTAGAGGTAAGGATCGTATTAAGTTTAGCATAATCGTCAAGATCATTAATAGGGACTGCCACTACTCCAGCAATAAAACATCCAAGCAGAGCAATGGCAAATTCGATGATTTCGGATTCGCGATATATCAATGCGACTCGATCACCTCTGTAAAGAGAACTCTTATCTCTGATTACTTGAGCAACTTTCTCGGCTCGGCTAGTAAGTTTCTCCCAAGTTATAGAAGcaatctcttttcctttattGTCCAACACCCAGTACGCCGGCATCTTTGCCCTCGCCTTTCCCCGATGCCTTAACACGGCTGCAATATTGTCGAATTTGGACATAGGAGTATTTTTATCATGTGGATCGTAAACAGCGAACGGTACATCTCGAGGTTCAAGGGGCATCTGATATTCTAGGGCAGCCGGAGGGGGTAAATCGCTGGTGGTCAGCATCGGTGGTGCCATTGCCGCTGTTGGAGAGAATGCGTCACTAGAAGAATATCGATGTGGCCCTCCACCATAGGAAACTGGTCCATTAATGTCGTATCCTTGTTGTCCTGCAAAATCAGAGAAATATCCCTGTTGCGATTCCCCAAGCATGGTGCCATGAGAATCCATCATCGGACCTCCATTTGGATCGTAGATTTCTCCCGGATGTTCCACATACCCAGTTTGGTGTGCCGGATTAAAAGCATAATTTGTGCCAGAAGCCATTGATCCTATTCTCATACTTGGCTCATTTGGACGGTCTTGTTGGTAGTCCC is part of the Botrytis cinerea B05.10 chromosome 10, complete sequence genome and encodes:
- the Bcpde1 gene encoding Bcpde1, whose amino-acid sequence is MEGRAPAGNSMQVIVLGASGGPLEDDCTALLVRSVSLGWSKGSVLAVDAGIHLSAIDRLLQDHKPLTTERPYLLKEGVLADLKLPFKSTRANAAHIARNLVGAHLITHPHLDHISGGVISTASPSSKPRKIAGLASTIEALKDHIFNDVIWPNLSDENGGVGLVTFTRLISGGSSVLGDGATKGYMEIVEGLAVKSWAVSHGPCIGNFPYQLGTNHSNESSSPLTPPQRSGTHSHRTHYSPITIPQISSEGLNFNTDPARAYTSSACFIHDIASGNEILIWGDVEPDSLSLFPRNKQVWQDAAPKIAAGILKGIFIECSYDDSRPDDLLFGHLTPRYVVEELKVLAVETEKCREDLAYRKRGTDRAVRDAHPTDSSDLLRKSFVTREKDKKSHPPLATSANSILSHRRTFRIDVLMGVKIILIHVKDKLDDKEDPRGNILKELLEYEEEFNFGCEFVVSEKGMSVYL